A region from the uncultured Holophaga sp. genome encodes:
- the fliS gene encoding flagellar export chaperone FliS, which yields MQTAYGGNANNHYLTQKINGATPEQLMILLLEGGQRFMTQAIDAIRKRDIPLKARMVNRVSAIIEELAVQLNLDEGGELVANLSSLYDWWLFELFEASQKNDTGRMEGILRQMGDMRNTWQELDRSREQPARPSLSAEGLVG from the coding sequence ATGCAGACCGCATATGGCGGGAACGCCAACAACCACTACCTGACCCAGAAGATCAACGGCGCGACTCCGGAGCAGCTCATGATCCTCCTGCTGGAAGGGGGCCAGCGCTTCATGACCCAGGCCATCGATGCCATTCGGAAGCGGGACATCCCCCTCAAGGCCCGGATGGTGAACCGGGTCAGCGCCATCATCGAGGAGCTCGCCGTCCAGTTGAACCTCGATGAGGGCGGCGAGCTGGTGGCCAACCTGAGCAGCCTTTACGACTGGTGGCTCTTCGAGCTCTTCGAGGCCAGCCAGAAGAACGACACCGGACGCATGGAGGGGATCCTCCGCCAGATGGGGGACATGCGGAACACATGGCAGGAACTGGACCGCAGCAGGGAACAGCCCGCCCGCCCGAGCCTCTCGGCAGAAGGCCTGGTGGGATGA
- the fliD gene encoding flagellar filament capping protein FliD, with the protein MASAVSFSGLSTGLDTESIVNAIIEAASQPLVNLQKKKDKNTERETLLTSLRTQLNDLSSSITTLRNSSLQARTVTNSDTSNQYVSATATGTATGTYDVSVQQLATKAQLVSTNSVSDTSASLGGTAISGGDYDGMYKYSITDTNGVTKDFYLSEANNTLDGLKKAINTDTYSSTNTSGLAVSASIIQTAATGGSYKLVLSATDTGAGTASSTFTLTGNGSDTLGIGTAAQTSSTAKNAQFTVNGVSMERTSNTISDAVEGMTFTLRSQDSPTTTSTLTVSTDTSTITSAIQDLVDKFNAVYKTYKDNSGQGTPTTDASGNTVPGEAGVLAGDSSIRSIISNLRSAIMSMPSGLSGESTYSSAVELGLSTQTDGTLSLDKTKLQTALTADPNSVSQVFDLAGQATQSYINDVASPGSGNIARIITSIDYQNLNLAKQIQSMTDRLAAQRTSLESQYARLESVIGQMQAAQSSLSSISTSSSS; encoded by the coding sequence ATGGCATCCGCCGTCAGTTTCTCAGGTCTGTCCACCGGGCTGGACACCGAGAGCATCGTCAACGCAATCATCGAGGCTGCCAGCCAGCCCTTGGTGAACCTGCAGAAGAAGAAGGACAAGAACACCGAGCGGGAGACCCTGCTCACCAGCCTGCGCACCCAGCTCAACGACCTCTCCTCCTCCATCACCACCCTGAGGAACAGCTCCCTCCAGGCGAGGACGGTCACCAACTCGGATACCAGCAACCAGTACGTCAGCGCGACGGCCACAGGCACCGCCACGGGCACTTATGACGTCAGCGTCCAGCAGCTCGCCACCAAGGCCCAGCTGGTCTCCACAAACTCAGTCTCCGACACCAGCGCCTCCCTGGGTGGCACGGCCATCTCCGGCGGGGACTATGATGGCATGTACAAATATTCCATCACGGACACCAACGGAGTCACCAAAGACTTCTACCTCAGCGAGGCCAACAACACCCTGGATGGCTTGAAGAAGGCCATCAACACCGACACCTACTCCAGCACCAACACCAGCGGTCTGGCAGTCTCGGCCAGCATCATCCAGACCGCCGCCACCGGTGGAAGCTACAAGCTCGTCCTCTCGGCAACGGACACCGGTGCGGGGACGGCATCCAGCACCTTCACCCTCACCGGCAACGGCAGCGACACCCTGGGTATCGGCACCGCGGCTCAGACCAGCAGCACCGCCAAGAACGCCCAGTTCACGGTGAATGGCGTGTCCATGGAGCGGACCTCCAATACCATTTCCGATGCCGTGGAGGGCATGACCTTCACCCTCCGCTCGCAGGACAGCCCCACCACGACCTCCACCCTGACCGTCAGTACCGACACCTCCACCATCACCTCGGCCATCCAGGACCTGGTGGACAAGTTCAATGCGGTCTACAAGACCTACAAGGACAACTCCGGACAGGGCACCCCCACCACCGACGCCAGCGGCAACACCGTCCCCGGCGAAGCTGGGGTCCTGGCGGGGGACTCCTCCATCCGCTCCATCATCTCCAACCTCCGCTCCGCCATCATGTCCATGCCCTCGGGGCTGTCCGGTGAGAGCACCTACAGCAGCGCCGTGGAGCTGGGCCTCTCCACCCAGACCGATGGCACCCTCAGCCTGGACAAGACCAAGCTCCAGACGGCCCTGACGGCCGACCCCAACTCCGTCAGCCAGGTCTTCGACTTGGCCGGGCAGGCGACCCAGTCTTACATCAACGATGTCGCCTCCCCTGGCTCAGGCAACATCGCCCGTATCATCACCTCCATCGACTATCAGAACCTCAATCTCGCCAAGCAGATCCAAAGCATGACCGACCGCCTTGCCGCACAGCGCACCAGCCTGGAGTCCCAGTACGCGAGGCTGGAGTCCGTCATCGGCCAGATGCAGGCCGCTCAGTCGAGCCTGAGCAGCATCAGCACGAGTTCAAGTTCTTAG
- a CDS encoding flagellar protein FlaG: MSDPITPAGSVGQDTTAALAGWLSLPTRTSQKADSAQTTAATSETPTLEQQLQQELAAAQQDQKKAQEAAPNIEEAAKAMADYINNLPSDLEFRRDEESGYTIFRVVNPVTREVIREYPPKEVVEMARRLKSFLKGDGSGVLIDQQS; encoded by the coding sequence ATGTCTGATCCCATCACCCCAGCGGGGAGCGTGGGCCAGGACACCACGGCGGCGCTGGCGGGGTGGCTTTCCCTGCCCACCCGGACATCGCAAAAGGCAGATTCTGCCCAGACGACCGCCGCCACATCCGAGACCCCGACGCTTGAGCAGCAGCTCCAACAGGAGCTGGCCGCGGCTCAGCAGGACCAGAAGAAGGCCCAGGAGGCTGCCCCCAATATCGAGGAGGCAGCGAAGGCCATGGCCGACTACATCAACAACCTTCCTTCCGACTTGGAGTTCCGCAGGGACGAAGAGTCGGGCTACACCATCTTCCGGGTGGTGAATCCAGTGACCCGTGAGGTCATCCGGGAGTACCCCCCCAAAGAGGTTGTGGAAATGGCACGCCGTTTGAAGAGCTTCCTCAAAGGGGACGGCTCTGGGGTACTCATCGACCAGCAGTCCTGA
- a CDS encoding flagellin, which produces MGSILNNISAIGASRQLGITGTGLQQTIERLTTGKRINRASDDAAGLAISNKLGADIRIASQAKRNANDGVSYLQVADGVLEEMTSLLTRASELSEQAKTGTISDSNRTNLDAEFQNILTAVDDIATNTKFNGQAVFGQSMTISVGDFGAGAGISFSTGSVSTSALSINGLDLTSAANATTALDDMKAAIDSVSTVRASLGASMQQLTSTSNSLGIEVENFTAAYSQIRDANIADEVVNLTKWQILNQSGTSALSKANTSQQQVLALLQ; this is translated from the coding sequence ATGGGCTCCATTCTCAACAATATTTCCGCCATCGGCGCAAGCCGCCAGCTGGGCATCACCGGCACCGGTCTGCAGCAGACCATTGAGCGCCTCACCACCGGCAAGCGCATCAACCGCGCCTCCGACGACGCCGCTGGCCTCGCCATCAGCAACAAGCTGGGCGCTGACATCCGCATCGCCTCCCAGGCCAAGCGCAACGCCAATGACGGCGTCAGCTACCTGCAGGTGGCCGATGGTGTGCTGGAGGAGATGACCAGCCTCCTCACCCGCGCCTCCGAGCTCTCCGAGCAGGCCAAGACGGGCACCATCAGCGACTCCAACCGCACCAACCTGGACGCGGAGTTCCAGAACATCCTCACCGCGGTCGACGACATCGCCACCAACACCAAGTTCAACGGCCAGGCCGTCTTCGGTCAGAGCATGACCATCTCCGTGGGCGACTTCGGTGCCGGGGCCGGCATCAGCTTCTCCACCGGCAGCGTGTCCACCAGCGCCCTCAGCATCAACGGCCTGGACCTGACCAGTGCGGCCAACGCCACCACCGCCCTGGACGACATGAAGGCCGCCATCGATTCCGTCAGCACCGTCCGCGCCAGCCTGGGCGCCTCCATGCAGCAGCTCACCTCCACCAGCAACTCCCTGGGCATCGAGGTGGAGAACTTCACCGCCGCCTACAGCCAGATCCGGGATGCCAACATCGCGGACGAGGTGGTGAATCTCACCAAGTGGCAGATCCTCAACCAGTCCGGGACCAGCGCACTCAGCAAGGCCAACACCTCGCAGCAGCAGGTCCTGGCTCTCCTCCAGTAG
- a CDS encoding glycosyltransferase, with the protein MRLSLAMIAKNEEPTLAHCLASVRDLVDEIVVVDTGSSDGTREVARGAGAILGDFPWVDDFAAARNASLDLCTGDWVLVLDADEAIDALDHDALRAACREEGPQAYRLTLRNYLKSGDQATLDAPATPNEGRYQEGRELPFYAEFQGLRLCRRLPGLVFQGRIHELLDPYFEARGLPIASHPAVIHHYGKFLEAREDFKRRYYLDLTLAEARQHPGSLQQQFNLLQQALAARDWTIMLEAAQACAKLQKKPHTLVGFGLGMALQGLGRYSEAILAFDRLLKVSPGHALALLYKGLSQARLERHDEARRSFRETLRIHPSFALAYANLAELEVVDGHPETARVVLDAGLSACPRDPKLHQQRVLLDLRLRDQAKAVQDAAAALQSCPSGGEGLWHQLVALELARSGDAPGARRVLAAGLDLFPTHEGLLRLNKLIIN; encoded by the coding sequence ATGCGTCTCTCCCTGGCCATGATCGCAAAGAACGAGGAGCCCACCCTGGCCCACTGTCTGGCCTCGGTGCGGGATCTGGTGGATGAGATCGTCGTGGTGGACACGGGGTCCAGCGATGGAACCCGGGAGGTGGCCCGGGGGGCCGGGGCGATCCTGGGGGACTTCCCCTGGGTGGACGACTTCGCCGCTGCCCGCAATGCCAGTCTGGATCTCTGCACCGGAGACTGGGTGCTGGTCCTGGATGCGGACGAGGCCATCGATGCCCTGGATCATGATGCTCTCCGGGCAGCCTGCCGTGAGGAGGGACCCCAGGCCTACCGCCTGACCCTCCGGAACTACCTCAAGTCCGGCGACCAGGCCACCCTGGACGCCCCGGCCACGCCCAACGAGGGGCGCTACCAGGAAGGGCGGGAGCTCCCCTTCTATGCGGAATTCCAGGGGCTGAGGCTCTGCCGCCGACTGCCTGGACTCGTCTTCCAGGGACGCATCCATGAGCTTCTGGACCCCTACTTCGAGGCCCGGGGCCTCCCGATTGCCAGCCATCCGGCGGTGATCCACCACTATGGGAAGTTCCTGGAGGCTCGGGAGGACTTCAAGAGGCGCTACTACCTGGACCTTACCCTGGCTGAAGCCCGGCAGCATCCCGGGAGCCTTCAGCAGCAGTTCAACCTGCTCCAGCAGGCCCTGGCTGCGCGGGACTGGACCATCATGCTGGAGGCTGCCCAGGCCTGTGCCAAGCTCCAGAAGAAGCCCCACACCCTGGTGGGCTTCGGGCTGGGCATGGCGCTGCAGGGACTCGGGCGTTACAGCGAAGCCATCCTGGCCTTCGACCGCCTGCTGAAGGTCAGCCCCGGCCACGCCCTGGCCCTCCTCTACAAGGGACTCTCCCAGGCCCGGCTGGAGCGTCACGATGAGGCCCGGCGCAGCTTCCGGGAGACGCTTCGGATCCATCCCTCCTTTGCCCTGGCCTACGCCAACCTGGCGGAACTCGAGGTGGTGGACGGCCACCCCGAAACCGCAAGGGTCGTGCTGGATGCAGGGCTCTCCGCCTGCCCCCGGGATCCCAAGCTCCACCAGCAGCGGGTGCTTCTCGATCTCCGGTTGAGGGACCAGGCGAAGGCCGTGCAGGATGCCGCCGCAGCCCTCCAGTCCTGCCCCTCCGGTGGGGAGGGGCTCTGGCACCAGTTGGTGGCGCTGGAATTGGCCCGGAGCGGGGATGCTCCGGGAGCCCGCAGGGTCCTGGCGGCGGGCCTGGATCTCTTCCCGACCCATGAAGGCCTGCTGCGCCTGAATAAATTAATAATTAATTAA
- a CDS encoding RidA family protein yields the protein MRIISTPKAPAAIGPYSQGYISGSLLFTAGQIPLLPETMELVSGPIEPQTEQVLRNLDAVLAAAGTDWNRVLKTTVFLADMGDFAAFNAVYEQHLAGAKPARSTVQVAALPKGARVEIELIAEV from the coding sequence ATGCGCATCATCAGCACCCCCAAGGCCCCCGCCGCCATCGGGCCGTACAGCCAGGGCTACATCAGCGGCAGCCTCCTCTTCACCGCTGGCCAGATCCCCCTGCTCCCCGAGACCATGGAGCTGGTGAGCGGCCCCATCGAGCCCCAGACCGAGCAGGTACTCCGGAACCTGGATGCAGTCCTGGCCGCCGCCGGAACCGACTGGAACCGGGTGCTCAAGACCACCGTCTTCCTGGCGGACATGGGGGACTTCGCCGCCTTCAACGCCGTCTACGAGCAGCACTTGGCCGGGGCCAAGCCCGCCCGCAGCACCGTCCAGGTGGCCGCCCTCCCCAAGGGGGCCCGAGTCGAGATCGAACTCATTGCGGAAGTTTAA
- a CDS encoding SWIM zinc finger family protein: MIQFSERFGTTWWGRLWITGLEQLGDDYENRLPRGKKYAEEGAVSHFVVVPGEIQAKVHGRKTYTVTLGLPALTTAQWEKALDRIHQESRFVASLLAGEMPQGLDETFREAGASLYPRVPKELQTHCDCPDWANPCKHVAAVCYIMAEALDRDPWLLFDLRGKTREQVLDALQTKLGTAPVEAAPRKRGRPRKVTPLEDLLRQRRPMAEPWLRSTQEAYDRPQGELPEITISREIPSDPAVFIQLGPLPHARIEASLCLAALLHRTAQMVKQQIEEGVGNLEDAEGAPEQAAPSPFDSPVPAAPARSRNWRNRKRRWSKKTP; the protein is encoded by the coding sequence GTGATCCAGTTCAGTGAACGCTTCGGCACCACTTGGTGGGGCCGCCTCTGGATCACCGGACTCGAGCAGCTCGGTGATGACTACGAGAACCGCCTCCCCCGCGGCAAGAAGTACGCCGAGGAGGGGGCCGTCAGCCACTTCGTCGTGGTCCCTGGCGAGATCCAGGCCAAGGTGCATGGTCGCAAGACTTACACCGTGACCCTGGGATTGCCCGCCCTGACCACGGCCCAGTGGGAGAAGGCCCTGGACCGGATCCACCAGGAGAGCCGCTTCGTGGCGAGCCTTTTGGCGGGCGAGATGCCCCAAGGTCTGGACGAAACCTTCCGCGAGGCCGGTGCCAGCCTCTACCCCAGGGTCCCCAAGGAGCTCCAGACCCATTGCGACTGCCCCGACTGGGCCAACCCCTGCAAGCACGTGGCGGCGGTCTGCTACATCATGGCCGAGGCCCTGGACCGGGACCCCTGGCTCCTCTTCGACCTCAGGGGCAAGACCCGGGAGCAGGTCCTGGACGCACTCCAGACCAAGCTGGGGACCGCCCCGGTGGAGGCCGCCCCCCGCAAGCGGGGCCGGCCCCGCAAGGTCACACCCCTGGAGGACCTGCTCCGCCAGCGCCGCCCCATGGCCGAGCCCTGGCTCCGCAGCACCCAGGAGGCCTATGACCGGCCCCAGGGAGAGCTGCCGGAGATCACCATCTCCCGGGAGATCCCATCCGACCCCGCGGTCTTCATCCAATTGGGCCCCCTGCCCCACGCCCGCATCGAGGCCAGCCTCTGCCTGGCCGCCCTGCTGCACCGCACCGCCCAGATGGTGAAGCAGCAGATCGAGGAGGGGGTGGGCAACCTGGAGGACGCCGAGGGAGCCCCGGAGCAGGCCGCACCCTCGCCCTTCGACAGCCCTGTGCCCGCCGCGCCGGCACGCTCCCGCAACTGGCGCAACCGGAAGCGACGCTGGTCCAAGAAGACCCCCTGA
- a CDS encoding DEAD/DEAH box helicase, giving the protein MIHPILQYRPLDRGFLICLPGDATPQTWQRLLRNLPGNLHGRDRLTPAKARLFLPDTTLLETHTVPLRWQRALPWLASLPTDPERVGGSLAFWASALRLLQSFAIRGALLPQLNTDTQPWRATWGISLTSPADRAHLERLVKAVPPSVLAFPEDDTWIFTKGLALGSLEPEEIDDDLAMPPEADALVRAFLEDGADFLVRFAAGTLRQGEDPRLGLIHRLRGHKRDRLPWDERIMVALSHPMSEFPTVGVTERTLGEQMEQWSEGARVQWIRPSLQLEAPPVPPGKDAIQEADRLSEAGWCLKVGLETQEGDFIPVARLWEPGTELFAMEARKVLLRGLARAVPFFPALQGALSSQTPEDLKLSPTEAWTFLTRGADQLKEAGFLIHTPEGMAEFGGARRLRAKVRLGARTVEGTETPAPKGRGKQALAAQASSLEESVSADWSLMLGDDQLGLEEFAQMASLKHPLVAWKGKWVALDPGTLKQISAVIQASRGAGFESMTRGEALAAALTGTARIPGVSEAIEVEVAGDFGSALNELKNLPDKPITQPRTFKGDLRPYQLRGLAWLEGLSRLGLGGILADDMGLGKTIQVIALLLHRQIQSAKFGPATLLICPTSLLGNWERELAKFAPGLPFFVHHGNNREELPETFKPHTVVLTTYGVIRREEEVFGDRSWGMVVVDEAQAIKNAASAQAKAVRRMKAPFKLALTGTPIENRLSELWSILAFGLPGYLGAESSFKECFATPIERYRDPDAAQTLRKRVGPFILRRLKTDRNIIQDLPEKQEMKVYTQLTREQALLYQARVEQMDKDLAAASAIERRGRILALLTHLKQICNHPSQFLRQTGPYKGRSGKLERLTDMLEEVMEIGDRALVFTQFKEMGDRLQVHLKSVLGFEPPFLHGGSTREQRDEMVRSFQEDPDSPPIMLLSLKAGGVGLNLTAATHVFHFDRWWNPAVEDQATDRTYRIGQTRNVQVHKLITMGTLEEKIDAILESKRDLADRVVGTGEGWLTELDDDSLRRLVALEPDADIMEVENGNGNGNGHCHGQAPLPPTLETEAPPEPEPVAASMPDPTPEPAAAKPAKPRAPRPPAKRKPRTPARKGVIS; this is encoded by the coding sequence ATGATCCATCCCATCCTCCAGTACCGTCCCCTGGACCGGGGCTTTCTCATCTGCCTTCCAGGTGACGCCACCCCCCAGACTTGGCAGCGGCTGCTCCGGAACCTGCCGGGCAACCTCCACGGGCGGGACCGCCTCACCCCCGCCAAGGCTCGGCTCTTCCTGCCGGACACCACCCTGCTGGAAACCCACACCGTCCCCCTCCGGTGGCAGCGAGCCCTGCCCTGGCTGGCCAGCCTCCCCACGGACCCCGAGCGGGTGGGCGGCAGCCTGGCCTTCTGGGCTTCAGCCCTGCGCCTGCTCCAGTCCTTCGCCATCCGCGGCGCCCTCCTGCCTCAGCTCAACACCGACACCCAGCCCTGGCGGGCCACCTGGGGCATCAGCCTCACCAGCCCAGCCGACCGGGCCCACCTGGAGCGCCTGGTGAAGGCCGTCCCCCCTTCGGTCCTGGCCTTCCCGGAGGATGACACCTGGATCTTCACCAAGGGCCTGGCCCTGGGTTCACTGGAGCCCGAGGAGATCGACGACGACCTGGCCATGCCCCCGGAGGCCGACGCCCTGGTCCGCGCCTTTCTGGAGGACGGAGCCGACTTCCTGGTGCGCTTCGCCGCCGGGACCCTGCGACAGGGCGAGGATCCCCGCCTGGGGCTCATCCACCGCCTGCGGGGACACAAGCGGGACCGCCTCCCCTGGGACGAACGAATCATGGTGGCCCTCAGCCATCCCATGAGCGAATTCCCCACCGTCGGAGTCACCGAGCGCACCCTGGGCGAGCAGATGGAGCAGTGGAGCGAGGGGGCCAGGGTCCAGTGGATCCGACCGAGCCTCCAGCTCGAGGCGCCCCCTGTGCCCCCCGGCAAGGACGCCATCCAGGAGGCCGACCGCCTCTCCGAGGCGGGCTGGTGCCTGAAGGTGGGCCTCGAGACCCAGGAGGGTGACTTCATCCCCGTGGCCCGCCTCTGGGAGCCCGGCACCGAGCTTTTCGCCATGGAGGCCCGCAAGGTCCTCCTCCGTGGCCTTGCCCGCGCCGTCCCCTTCTTCCCGGCCCTCCAGGGGGCCCTCAGCAGCCAGACCCCGGAAGACCTCAAGCTCTCCCCCACTGAGGCCTGGACCTTCCTGACCCGGGGAGCCGACCAGCTCAAGGAGGCAGGCTTCCTCATCCACACCCCCGAGGGCATGGCCGAGTTCGGCGGAGCCCGGCGCCTGCGGGCCAAGGTGCGCCTGGGGGCCCGCACGGTCGAGGGCACTGAGACCCCGGCCCCCAAGGGCCGTGGGAAGCAAGCCCTCGCAGCCCAGGCCTCCTCCCTGGAGGAGAGCGTCAGCGCCGACTGGTCCCTCATGCTCGGCGACGACCAGCTGGGCCTGGAGGAGTTCGCCCAGATGGCGAGCCTCAAGCACCCCCTGGTGGCCTGGAAGGGCAAGTGGGTGGCCCTGGACCCCGGGACCCTCAAGCAGATCAGCGCAGTCATCCAGGCCAGCCGAGGAGCGGGCTTCGAGAGCATGACCCGGGGCGAGGCCCTCGCGGCGGCCCTCACGGGGACCGCCCGCATCCCTGGCGTGAGCGAGGCCATCGAGGTGGAGGTCGCGGGCGACTTCGGCTCCGCCCTCAATGAGCTGAAGAACCTTCCGGACAAGCCCATCACCCAGCCCAGGACCTTCAAGGGCGACCTGCGCCCCTACCAGCTGCGCGGTCTGGCCTGGCTCGAGGGCCTCTCCCGCCTCGGGCTGGGCGGCATCCTGGCCGATGACATGGGCCTGGGCAAGACCATCCAGGTCATCGCCCTCCTGCTCCACCGCCAGATCCAGAGTGCCAAGTTCGGCCCGGCCACCCTCCTCATCTGCCCCACCTCGCTCCTGGGCAACTGGGAGCGCGAACTGGCGAAGTTCGCCCCTGGCCTGCCCTTCTTCGTCCACCATGGCAACAACCGCGAGGAGCTGCCGGAGACCTTCAAGCCCCACACCGTGGTCCTGACCACCTACGGCGTGATACGCCGGGAGGAGGAGGTCTTCGGGGATCGTTCCTGGGGGATGGTGGTGGTGGATGAGGCCCAGGCCATCAAGAACGCCGCCAGCGCCCAGGCCAAGGCCGTGCGCCGCATGAAGGCCCCCTTCAAGCTCGCCCTCACGGGCACCCCCATCGAGAACCGCCTGTCGGAGCTCTGGTCCATCCTGGCCTTCGGGCTGCCCGGCTACCTGGGCGCCGAGAGCAGCTTCAAGGAGTGCTTCGCCACCCCCATCGAGCGCTACCGGGATCCGGATGCTGCCCAGACCCTGCGCAAGCGGGTGGGGCCCTTCATCCTCCGCCGCCTCAAGACGGACCGGAACATCATCCAGGATCTGCCCGAGAAGCAGGAGATGAAGGTCTACACCCAGCTCACCCGGGAGCAGGCCCTCCTCTACCAGGCCCGGGTGGAGCAGATGGACAAGGACTTGGCCGCCGCCAGCGCCATCGAACGCCGGGGTCGGATCCTGGCCCTCCTCACCCACCTCAAGCAGATCTGCAACCATCCCAGCCAGTTCCTGCGCCAGACCGGCCCATACAAGGGCCGCAGCGGCAAACTGGAGCGCCTCACGGACATGCTGGAAGAGGTCATGGAGATCGGCGACCGGGCCCTGGTCTTCACCCAGTTCAAGGAGATGGGCGACCGGCTCCAGGTTCACCTGAAAAGCGTCCTCGGCTTCGAGCCCCCCTTCCTCCACGGCGGCAGCACCCGGGAGCAGCGCGACGAGATGGTCCGCAGCTTCCAGGAGGATCCGGACTCCCCGCCCATCATGCTCCTGAGCCTCAAGGCCGGCGGCGTGGGCCTCAACCTCACCGCCGCCACCCATGTCTTCCACTTCGACCGCTGGTGGAACCCGGCGGTGGAAGATCAGGCCACGGACCGCACCTACCGCATCGGCCAGACCCGCAATGTCCAGGTCCACAAGCTCATCACCATGGGCACCCTGGAGGAGAAGATCGACGCAATCCTCGAGTCCAAGCGGGACCTGGCGGATCGGGTCGTGGGCACCGGTGAGGGCTGGCTCACGGAGCTGGATGACGATTCCCTCCGGCGCCTCGTAGCCTTGGAGCCCGACGCCGACATCATGGAAGTGGAGAACGGGAACGGGAACGGGAATGGCCACTGCCACGGGCAGGCCCCCCTGCCCCCGACCTTGGAAACCGAGGCACCTCCTGAGCCGGAGCCGGTGGCAGCCAGCATGCCCGATCCGACCCCGGAACCGGCAGCCGCCAAACCCGCCAAGCCCAGGGCCCCCCGCCCCCCCGCCAAGCGCAAGCCCAGAACCCCAGCCCGCAAGGGGGTGATCTCGTGA
- the rpiB gene encoding ribose 5-phosphate isomerase B: MKIGFASDHAGYDLKERLKAWAQAQGHETVDFGTDGPASVDYPDFAHRAAAAMDQWERLVLVCGSGIGISIAANRHAGIRCALVTSNEHAQLSRQHNDANAIAFGQRLTDTLQAESYLKTFLETPFEGGRHCGRVAKIEIPA, translated from the coding sequence ATGAAAATCGGATTTGCGAGCGATCATGCAGGTTATGACCTCAAGGAGCGTCTGAAGGCTTGGGCGCAGGCACAGGGGCACGAAACGGTGGATTTCGGCACTGATGGTCCCGCCTCCGTGGACTACCCGGATTTCGCGCACCGGGCGGCGGCAGCAATGGATCAGTGGGAAAGGCTGGTACTGGTGTGCGGGTCCGGCATCGGCATCAGCATTGCTGCCAACCGGCATGCCGGCATCCGTTGCGCCCTGGTGACCTCCAACGAGCACGCGCAGCTGTCCAGGCAGCACAATGACGCGAACGCCATCGCCTTTGGCCAGCGGCTTACGGATACGCTCCAGGCAGAATCATATCTCAAAACCTTCCTGGAAACCCCATTCGAAGGTGGGCGGCACTGCGGAAGAGTTGCCAAGATCGAAATCCCCGCCTGA
- the rph gene encoding ribonuclease PH, which translates to MRSVDELRTLTLELGVQVHAAGSCLVRMGNTHVLCSASLEEKVPGWMKGQGRGWITAEYGMLPGATHTRTDREAARGKQQGRTVEIQRLIGRALRQAVDLEALGERQITLDCDVLNADGGTRCASITGAWVALAVALRKAGLESALVRQVAAVSAGVVESGEGRRGLVLDLEYEEDHLAAVDTNLVATRAMGGGELELVEFQSTGEGRSFTRAEAQALMDLGLQGCGLLMEAQGKVLA; encoded by the coding sequence ATGCGGTCCGTCGACGAACTGAGAACCCTCACCCTGGAGCTGGGCGTCCAGGTCCATGCCGCCGGCTCCTGCCTGGTGCGGATGGGGAACACCCATGTCCTCTGCTCCGCCAGCCTGGAGGAGAAGGTCCCCGGCTGGATGAAGGGACAGGGGCGGGGCTGGATCACCGCCGAGTACGGCATGCTCCCCGGGGCCACCCACACCCGCACGGACCGGGAGGCCGCCCGGGGCAAGCAGCAGGGCCGCACCGTGGAGATCCAGCGCCTCATTGGCCGTGCCCTCCGCCAGGCTGTGGACCTCGAGGCCCTGGGGGAGCGGCAGATCACCCTGGACTGTGATGTCCTCAACGCCGACGGTGGCACCCGCTGCGCCTCCATCACCGGGGCCTGGGTGGCCCTGGCAGTGGCCCTGCGGAAGGCCGGCCTGGAGTCGGCCCTGGTGCGTCAGGTGGCTGCCGTAAGTGCCGGGGTCGTGGAGTCGGGCGAGGGTCGCCGGGGCCTGGTGCTGGATCTGGAGTACGAGGAGGACCACCTGGCCGCCGTGGACACCAATCTGGTGGCCACCCGTGCCATGGGGGGCGGGGAGCTGGAGCTGGTGGAGTTCCAGTCCACCGGTGAAGGGCGCAGCTTCACCCGGGCCGAGGCCCAGGCCCTGATGGACCTTGGGCTGCAGGGCTGCGGGCTCCTGATGGAGGCCCAGGGGAAGGTCCTGGCCTAG
- a CDS encoding recombinase family protein, with protein sequence MKYGYFNQFITGIGEDVEGEIALISQHADQVMVDTLSDRPCFDEMVGKATQGDAIVVYSMTRSFSGLADVAEEISKLYAKGVSVTSLTDKFTMDHTEGGRIAYETMMLASTLVGVDPNHGFYR encoded by the coding sequence ATGAAGTACGGCTACTTCAACCAGTTCATCACCGGCATCGGCGAGGATGTCGAGGGCGAAATCGCCCTGATCAGCCAGCATGCCGACCAGGTGATGGTGGACACCCTGAGTGACCGCCCCTGCTTCGACGAGATGGTGGGCAAGGCCACCCAGGGCGACGCCATCGTGGTCTACAGCATGACCCGCTCCTTCAGCGGGCTGGCCGATGTGGCCGAAGAGATCAGCAAGCTCTACGCCAAGGGGGTCTCGGTCACCAGCCTCACGGACAAGTTCACCATGGACCACACCGAGGGGGGGCGCATCGCCTACGAGACCATGATGCTGGCCTCGACCCTGGTGGGTGTGGACCCCAACCACGGTTTCTATCGCTGA